In Spinacia oleracea cultivar Varoflay chromosome 5, BTI_SOV_V1, whole genome shotgun sequence, a single window of DNA contains:
- the LOC110799210 gene encoding uncharacterized protein, with the protein MTRPVYAKNDKMQCIVHVDGSATQNGCGEGIIFVSPEGDIYEYAMHFKFQASNNEAEYKALICGIQMSKATGAEEILAFSDSQLIGSQVNGEYEAKDATMIKYLEIVNQEMQPLKNFEVRRIPRAENNKANALSKLASSASW; encoded by the coding sequence ATGACACGCCCTGTCTACGCAAAGAATGACAAGATGCAATGTATAGTTCACGTGGACGGATCCGCCACTCAAAATGGGTGTGGGgaaggcatcatctttgtatCACCGGAAGGAGACATATATGAGTATGCCATGCATTTTAAGTTCCAAGCATCAAATAACGAGGCTGAATACAAAGCACTGATATGTGGGATCCAAATGAGCAAGGCGACTGGAGCAGAGGAAATTTTAGCCTTTTCAGATTCCCAGCTAATTGGCAGCCAAGTGAATGGTGAATACGAGGCAAAAGACGCCACCATGATCAAATATCTGGAGATCGTCAATCAAGAGATGCAGCCACTAAAGAACTTTGAGGTACGGCGAATACCCCGGGCTGAGAACAACAAAGCAAATGCCTTGTCCAAACTAGCCAGCTCAGCATCTTGGTGA